A single region of the Flavobacteriales bacterium genome encodes:
- a CDS encoding fatty acid desaturase, with translation MRHVSEIAFTDPVFKDRSGSGFTKFMMRYIRDERDIVFIHLILKILLVIVPIAVYLYLPGRFNWWIASAYLAINWAFFTPPYILMLHCTSHRPLFQRKYDWMNKIIPWFLGPFFGETPETYFGHHMGMHHPENNLREDLSSTIEYQRDSFGDFMKYFLRFFTLGMIDLTNYFTRKKRFKLRKNTVLGELSWYAFVIAMSFVNWQATLAVFIIPFVFTRFMMMAGNWGQHAFVDADAPANCYRNSITCIEVSYNKRCFNDGYHIIHHIKPSMHYTEMAKEFRDHLDDYAREKAIVFEGIDFFIVWFFLMTHNYKALAKRFVRLDDSLKTDEDVIAFLKSRTKRLPEDKLV, from the coding sequence ATGCGCCACGTTTCCGAAATAGCCTTCACCGATCCGGTTTTCAAAGACCGTTCGGGTTCTGGTTTCACCAAGTTCATGATGCGCTACATCCGCGATGAGCGCGATATCGTGTTCATTCACCTCATTCTCAAGATTCTGTTGGTGATCGTTCCGATCGCGGTGTATCTGTATCTGCCAGGAAGGTTCAATTGGTGGATTGCCTCGGCTTATTTGGCCATCAACTGGGCGTTCTTCACACCGCCCTACATTCTCATGCTTCATTGCACCAGCCACCGGCCGCTGTTTCAGCGCAAGTACGATTGGATGAACAAGATCATTCCGTGGTTCTTGGGTCCGTTCTTTGGCGAAACGCCCGAAACGTATTTCGGCCATCACATGGGCATGCATCATCCAGAAAATAACCTGCGCGAAGACCTCAGTAGCACCATCGAGTACCAGCGCGACAGTTTTGGTGATTTCATGAAGTATTTCCTACGGTTCTTCACCTTGGGAATGATTGATCTGACCAATTATTTCACACGGAAAAAGCGGTTCAAACTGCGCAAGAACACGGTGCTTGGCGAATTGAGCTGGTACGCGTTTGTAATTGCGATGAGTTTCGTGAACTGGCAAGCGACCTTGGCCGTTTTCATCATCCCGTTCGTATTCACGCGTTTTATGATGATGGCAGGAAACTGGGGACAGCACGCCTTTGTGGATGCCGATGCACCCGCGAACTGCTACCGCAACAGCATTACGTGCATTGAGGTCTCATACAACAAGCGGTGCTTCAACGATGGGTATCACATCATCCATCACATAAAACCCAGCATGCATTACACCGAAATGGCCAAGGAGTTCCGCGACCATTTGGATGACTATGCCCGCGAAAAGGCCATCGTGTTCGAAGGCATCGATTTCTTCATTGTGTGGTTCTTTCTTATGACGCACAATTACAAGGCGCTGGCCAAGCGGTTCGTTCGGTTGGATGATTCGCTGAAGACCGATGAAGACGTCATCGCCTTTCTGAAAAGCAGAACGAAGCGGCTGCCAGAAGATAAGTTGGTGTAA
- a CDS encoding DUF1287 domain-containing protein, with product MRIFFTLFLALSSLAISAQNARLSAAATELTKQKVTYDPSYFKIDYPNGDVPRDKGVCTDVVIRAYRKLGIDLQKLVHEDMKANFNLYPKNWGLKSTDSNIDHRRVPNLMKFFERHGTVKAVSKNAADYQAGDIVTWNLGGGITHIGIVVDQHSSDGKRPMVVHNIGAGQVLEDCLFNFQITGHYSYSD from the coding sequence ATGCGAATATTCTTTACCCTTTTTCTTGCGCTTTCGAGTTTGGCAATCTCTGCCCAAAATGCACGTCTTTCAGCCGCAGCCACCGAACTCACCAAACAGAAAGTGACCTACGACCCGAGTTATTTCAAGATCGATTATCCTAACGGGGATGTTCCGCGCGACAAGGGCGTTTGCACCGATGTGGTCATTCGCGCTTACCGAAAACTTGGCATCGACCTGCAGAAATTGGTTCATGAAGACATGAAAGCCAATTTCAACCTCTACCCGAAAAATTGGGGACTGAAATCCACCGATTCGAACATCGATCACCGAAGGGTTCCGAACTTGATGAAGTTCTTTGAACGTCACGGAACGGTGAAAGCCGTTTCCAAAAACGCTGCCGATTACCAAGCAGGCGACATCGTTACTTGGAATTTGGGCGGAGGTATCACGCACATTGGAATTGTGGTAGACCAGCATTCGTCAGACGGCAAGCGGCCAATGGTCGTTCACAACATTGGCGCAGGCCAAGTGCTGGAAGATTGCCTTTTCAACTTCCAGATAACAGGTCATTACAGCTACAGCGACTAA
- a CDS encoding alpha/beta fold hydrolase — protein sequence MKRLLVFLVVLTTTFNAMATINIVNKEVNGFTFKCRVAGDTSGEPVILLHGFPETSHMWIPLMERLSENGYYCIAPDQRGYSPQARPTDVKAYEIEELVSDVVGLADAFGFEKFQLIGHDWGSAVGWGVVAYHPDRVKSWTALSVPHLKAFSDAVRFDKKQKKMSQYMGFFQLRGIPEWFMLRKDRKMLKGTWRSSSEEEKLDYLDVIGNKPGLKAALAWYRANYKVLKKGQKMDNYLEVKTPTLLLWGKKDFAIGPVGVEGTAQYMKGEYKRVDLDASHWLIQEDFEGCAVPILEHLNSHK from the coding sequence ATGAAACGACTTTTGGTTTTTCTGGTCGTTCTGACCACAACTTTCAACGCCATGGCTACCATCAATATTGTAAACAAGGAAGTAAACGGATTCACCTTTAAGTGCCGTGTGGCTGGAGACACTTCGGGCGAGCCTGTGATTCTCTTGCATGGTTTTCCAGAAACATCCCACATGTGGATTCCGTTGATGGAACGTCTTTCAGAAAATGGCTACTACTGCATTGCACCCGATCAGCGTGGTTACAGTCCGCAGGCCAGACCAACGGATGTAAAAGCATACGAGATAGAGGAACTGGTTTCGGATGTGGTGGGATTAGCTGATGCTTTCGGTTTCGAGAAGTTCCAACTTATTGGGCACGATTGGGGTTCGGCTGTTGGTTGGGGAGTGGTGGCCTATCATCCCGATAGGGTAAAGAGCTGGACTGCACTTTCTGTTCCGCACTTAAAAGCTTTTAGCGATGCAGTTCGGTTCGATAAGAAACAGAAGAAGATGAGCCAGTACATGGGCTTTTTCCAACTGCGCGGAATTCCAGAGTGGTTCATGCTTCGGAAAGACCGCAAAATGCTGAAAGGAACATGGCGTTCAAGTTCAGAAGAAGAAAAGCTAGATTACTTGGATGTGATCGGCAACAAACCTGGACTGAAAGCTGCTCTGGCCTGGTATCGTGCCAATTATAAAGTCCTTAAAAAAGGGCAGAAAATGGATAATTATCTGGAAGTAAAAACACCAACATTATTGCTTTGGGGCAAGAAGGATTTTGCCATTGGGCCTGTTGGTGTGGAAGGAACTGCCCAGTACATGAAAGGCGAGTACAAGCGGGTTGATCTGGATGCGAGTCATTGGTTGATCCAAGAAGATTTTGAAGGATGTGCAGTTCCCATTTTGGAGCATCTGAACAGCCACAAGTAA